The genomic stretch CCCTTAATCTCCCCAGGCCAGTCTAGGGTCCCCTTTGGGGTCCCACAGCTTCCCCATCAGAGCCCCCATCACCCCATAACTGCCTAATACTGTCTGTCTCCAGCACTGGACAacatagatttcttttcttttcttttcttttttttttttaatggagtctcgctctgtcgcccaggctggagtgcagtggtgcgatctcggctcactgcaagctccgcctcctgggttcacgccattctcctgcctcagcctcctgagtagctgggactacaggcgcccgccaccacgcccggctaatttttttgtatttttggtagagacggggtttcaccatgttggtcaggatggtctcgatcttctgacctcgtaatccgcctgcctgggcctcccaaagtgctgggattacaggtgtgagccactgcgcccggcctctttctttctttttttttgagacagagtctcactccgtcgcccaggctggagtgcggtggcgtgatctcggctcactgcaacctccgcctcccaggttcaagcaattctcctgcctcaggctcctgagtagctgggattaaaggcacgcatcaccacgctcggctaatttttgtatttttagtacagacagggtttcaccatgttggtcaggctggtcttttaaatcctgacctcaaatgatcctcccatctcggcctcccaaagtgctgggatgacaggcgtgagccaaggagcctgggctttttttttttttttttttttttttgagacaaggtccagctttgtcacccaggctggagtgcagtgacgccatgatatctcactgcagccttgacttcctgggctcaagggatcctcctgcttcagcctcccagtagctgggacagcaggtgggtgccaccaagcctggctttttatttcattatttcatttcatttcattgagacaggattctcactatgttgaccgggctgatctcaaagtcccggcctcatgtgatcctcccacttcggcctcccaaactgctgggattacagacgtcagccaccgtgcccgaccctcAGGGCATTCAAAATGACCCTGCTTTACAGATCTACAGGAGGTATGTGGAGACAGCTGGGAATGGGAGTTCCAGACGTGAGGTCTATGGTACAAATGAGGAAGATGAGGCCCAGAAAAAGgctgccggccgggcgcggtggctcacacctgtaatcccagcactttgggaggccgaagcaggtggatcacctgaggtcaggagttcaagaccagcctggccaacatggggaaaccctgtctctactaaaaaaaaaaaaaaaaaaaaaaattagctgggtgtggtggtgggtgcctgtcatcccagctactcaggaggctgaggcaggagaattgcttgaacccaggaggcggagcttgcagtgagccgagattccaccattgcactccagcctggacaaaaagagtgaaactctgtcacaaaatagaagaagaagaaagaagaagaagaggaagaggaagaggaggaggaagaggaagaagaagaggaagaggaaggctgTGTCTTGCCCCAAGTGCCACAGTATCTCAGGGAGAAGCAGGGGCTTGAACCCGCTGTTCCTGCTGCCAAGGCCAGCCTGGCTTCTCAGCACAGCCTGGCTGACCTGGGACAAGTGAAGGTTCCTGGGCCGAATTCTTTTTCAGTCACTTTAAGGAACAGGAAAGGGTCCTCTGAACTGGGCAGGCCCTGAATGTGCCCACATCTCCTCTGCTCTTGTCTCTACCTGGTCCAGCCCCAGCCAACATCACTCACCCAGACCAGTGCAGTCGCCTCCACCCTGGTGCCCCAGCGTCAGCCCTTGCCCACCAAGGTCTGTCCTCCCTGCAGCGGCCACCAGAGGGCACCCGTGAGCACTGGAGTCAGGTCCTGTCCCTCCTCTGCCCACAGCCCTGCATGGCTCCCACCCGCCTGGGGGTCAAAGCCCAAGACCTCCCCATGACCCACCAGGCCCTGCTTAACCTGCCCCATCCCCTTTtcaccctcccctcctccctctctgcccgtcactcactctgctccagcctcctCGCTGTTCCTCCAACACACCAGGTGCCATCTgcccccagggcctttgcatgggCTGTGCCCTCTGCCTAGAAGGTCATTCCCACTTTCACCTCCAGCTCTTCCCATGACTGACTCCTTTTCTTCCCCCCAGGTCTCAACTCCAACACCCCCTCCTAGAGAGCCCCTTCGGCCACCCCTGctgaaattctttctcctgagacACTCCCAccaccccttctttttttttttttgagacggagtctcgctctgtcacctaggctggagtgcagtggtgcgatctcggctcactgcaagctccgcctcctgggttcacgccattctcctgcctcagcctcccgagtagctgggactacaagcgcccgccaccacgcccggctaattttttgtagttttagtagagacggggtttcaccttgttagccaggatggtctcgatctcctgacctcgtgatccgcccgcctcggtctcccaaagtgctgggattacaggcgtgagccaccgcgcccggcctgttttttgtttttgagacagagttttgctcttgttgcccaggctggagtgcaatagccccatctcagctcacagcaacctctacctcctgggttcaaatgattcttctgcctcagcctcccaagtatctggaattacaggcgcgtgccaccacgcctggctaattttttgtattttcagtagagacgaggtttcaccctgttagccaggatgatctcgatctcctgacctcatgatccgcccgcctcagcctcccaaagtgctgggattacaggggtgagccaccgcgcccagcccgaaGGCTCTTCACTTTCTGAAACTATTTTGCTTCcttcttttataatttgtttactattccttcctctcctcccctacGGAAATGACAGCCAATGACTAATCACTTCTGTCTGCTGTCTGGGACAActcccagcacacagtaggcactggATGAACGTTGGTCAAATGAAGGAATAGCCAGTTCACTGCCCCTGCTCAGGTATTTGCAGCTGGTTCCGGCCTGGATGGTCCGAAACCCTTTGTTGGGAACAACCTCACTGCACCCTGGAATCTCATCTCAGAACTCCACTCCCCAGGTTTCACTTCTGGGCTGCTGCGGCTGCCACCGGGACCAGAGCTCTGACAAAGTCTGAGTCAGCAACTAAAATAGCAAGTAGTGCATGGCTGCTGGGTGATTCACACCAGCCCGCTTCCATGTGGCCCGGCAATGGAGGAAGGAGCCTGCAAAGTTAAATCAGGTTGTCAGGAGGGAGGGGCTCCTCAGCTTCCCAGCTCAGTGAGTCCAGTTTCACCTTCGAGGACCCTCCTTTGTTTCCTCCCTTGGAAGTTCAGCTCCTTCCATTGTGATTCCCCGTTTCTGATCTGTGTGAGTTTTGGAGTCAGAATTAATCTCTTTAGGCCTCGGTTTTCTGCATCTGTAAGGTGGGTCCATAATAGAAGCCTCTACCTTAAGGGGTCATTTTGAGGATGaaaatgtgtttgtttatttatgtatttaattttttgttatataGATGAGgccttcctatgttgcccaggctgatctcgaacgtCTGGCCTCATCTCCTTACGCGCCAGGACAACGGGCCTGCACCACCGTGCctccctatttatttttattttattattttattattatttttggagatggagtttcactctcgtcacccaggctggagtgcagtggtgcaatctcggctcactgcaacctccacctcccgagttcaagctattctcctgcctcagcctcccaagtagctgggatgacaggcacccaccaccacacccagctaattttgtatttttagtagagacggggttttaccatgttggccaggctggtctcgaactcctgtcctcaggtgatccacccacctcggcctcccaaagtgctgggattacaggcatgagccaccatgccatgcctatttttatttatttactgatacagagtcttgctctgttgcccaggctggagtgcagtggtgcaatctcagttcactgcaacctccgcctcccaggttcaagcgattctcctgcctcagcctcacaagtagctgagactacaggtgtgtgccccatgcccagctggtttttctatttttagtagagacagagtttcatcatgttggccaggctggtctcgaactcctgacctcaagtgatccgcctgccttggcctccaaaagtgctgggataacagatgtgagccaccatgcctggcctatttatttatttattttttaaaaagagttggaTGTCCTATTCagttgataaataaataaataaataaatacataaataagaaagatgcggctgggtgtggtggcttacgcctgtaatcccagcactttaggagcccaaggcaggtggatcacctgaggtcaggagtttcagaccagcgtggccaacatggcgaaaccccatctctactaaaaatacaaaaattagccgggtgtggtggcgagctcctgtaatcccagctactcgggaggctgaggcaggagaatcgtttgaacccgagaggtggaggttgcagtgagctgagatctcttcactgcactccagcctgggtgagagagccagactccatctcaggaaaaaaaaaaaaatagagatggggtttcattatgttgcccaagctggtcttgaattcctggcctcaagcaaccctcccacttcaacctcccaaagttctgggattaattacagatgtgagccaccacagcacCCAGTCTTGTTTATGTATTTAGACACTCCAGAATCAATACATGTTAAGTGTCCAACAAACCTTGGCTCCATTCTTATTCTTGGAAGGTCTGTCACCCTGAAAAATATTAATCCCTTCCATGTGGGTCCCCATACTTAATGAGTGCTGCACCTGCTACCCAGGTATGGTGTACCTGATATGTGGTTCTGCATATGATCCGCTGAGGCCTTGAAACAACAGCCTCCACAGACCCATTTCTCAGATGAAAAAGCAGAGGCTCCGACAGGGGAGGCACTTGCCAAATGTCACACAGTGGCATTGGAGTCCAACCTTGGTGGGGGCATCAAAGGCAGACcccaaagaaaaaggaagggcTGCAGCAAAAACTGCTAAATGTCCCCCAATGGCATTCattcaaattcattcatttattcactcatccattcattcactcactcattcattcattcactcattcattcattcactcatccattcactcactcatccattcactcactcatccattcacTCGTTCATTCTTTCACTCGTTCATTCTTTCactcgttcattcattcactcactcgttcattcattcactcattcattcactcgttcatttattcactcactcattcactcattcattcattcactcactcgctcactcattcattcattcatgcattcattcatagctcactgcagccttcggctcctgggctcaagcaatcctcccacctcagcctcctgagtacctgagactacaggcgtgcaccaccacgcccagctaacttttgtatttttgaagatacggggtctcaccatgctgcccaggctgcaccCTCCCCGCCCTCAACAGTATCTTTTCCCCCCACCTTTCCTGGTATTAGAACCCCGACTCGGGAGGCACATGGCCGTTCAGaaaggactacatttcccagcgtTCCTTGCGGCAGGAGCAGGGCCATGTGATTATATTCTGGCCAATGGGATGAGGGCAAAGGCCGGTCTATGCCCTCCAAGAAGAGGCGTGCACTTCCCGCTTCCGGTTCCCTTTTGCGGGAGCGGGAGCCACGTGTTTTATAACAAATAGCCAGGCAGAAGGTGTCCCAGAAGACAATGGCGCTGcggaagcattcaataaatatttattataattaaaagaCCGTAGCAATACCCCCACCACCAAGACCCCTCACCCAGAAATAGAGAGATTGGAATTGTAAACACCGTATCCAGTTCTGACCACCCTGAAAGCCAGGGCATCATCGCGCCCGTTTTGTCCTAAATGAAGGGCTCCCGGACAATGTCCTGAAAGTGGCAGATGACCCCATCTTCCACCGTCCACAGGGCACAGGGCAGACCGGGGTGGTCTATGGGGTCCTGGCCGATGCCTGGGTCCAGGGGTGTTCCCCAGGTGGTCAGGCAAGGACACGCGGTCATTCCGCCTCCTGCGTCTTGTCCTCGGGCGCCTGGGACCCTCTCTGGTTCCACATGTGGTTGTTCAGCCCCAGCTGTACCATCTGTGCGTGGTGGATAATGAGGGGTTGCAGCCCTGGGCTCTGAGGGGGTGTGGGTGAGGCCGTAGGGAAGGCTGGGGACTGCGGGAAGGGCAGTGACTGTGGAAAGGCTGCTGGCTGTGGGGAGGGCGGTGGGGGGGTGCCAGCCTGCCATGCGTGCAGGGGTGGCGGCTGCGGGCACCCCGGCCAAGTGGGAAAGGGTGGCGGGGCTCCCAGGGGCACCTGGCCCCCAAAGGGCATTCGAGCCCCATAGGGCGCCCCAGTCCCAAATGACATGTGGCTCCCAAAAGCCACCTGGAGCTGCTCCATCTGTGCCTGGTAGGACAAGTAGCTCTGGAGGTAGGCTGAGTAGGCTGCGTTCAGTGCCGCCGCCTGCATCCGCTCACCGTCCAGGTGTTGGCTCTGTTCCCGCAGGGCTCGGGTGTCCTGTTCCTTCCTCCACATGGCCTTTCGGGCCTGAAGCCTGTGGGGCTTGAAGGTGTTGGCCACCTTCCTGGCGAAGATCTGGGAGTGTTCGTCCAGCCGCACCAGCCCGGAGAGCAGGCTGGCCGTGTCGGAGCTGAGCTGGGCCGGGGAGCTCTCCAGGGGCAGGAAGGGGATGACACAGTCTGGCGACCCCTGTCGCGTGAGGTTGCTCATCATGGCTTGGTTCACCTGGTGCAGGCTCAGGCGACAGTCGAAGTTGGAGGTGAGAAGTAGGATGATGAAAGCTGAGTGGTCTATGGCGTCCTGCAGGCAGCTCAGCTCCCCGCGCCCCGGCACCTGGAAATCCTCGCAGAAGGTGGCACCGTCGGGCACGCCAAGGGCCTCTAGCTTCTCCCGAACCCGCAGGGCGATGTGTTCGTCTGCCCTGGCGTGGAGGATCACAAAGTTATAGAATTTCTGTTCCGATGATGATTCCAGGGAGGAAGGGAACAGGGAGGAGGGGGTCAGGTGAGCTGAACAAGGGGTagatgaaggaggaggaggaggaggggatgtTTCTGGGGTGGTGGGAGTAGGTGGGCACGGCTTGGTATTTGGAGAGGTGGTATCTTCTACAGAAAGTTGGAGTGGCGTCTGGTCTTTGACAGAGCAGGGGTTTTTGACCGGCTCCAAAATAGGCAAGGGGAGAGACTGGGGGCCTGCAGACCCCTCAGTGCACTCCACTGGGTAGTTGGTGCTGGTTTCTGGAGCTGCGGGGGTATCAGGGAGGCCAGTGGAGGTTGCATCTGGGGCCACTTCGGGAAGCCCAGGAGGTGGGCTGCTTGGCAGCTCTGGGGGGCTGGCAATCTCCCCCGATGGCGGCCAGCTCATCTCCTCAGGCTCCTGGCAGCCACCGGGGACAGGCTCGGGCACCAAGCTGGCCTGGGGGTCGTCACAGAGCTTGCTGGGCCCATGTGGGCTGCGGTGCAGGCTGAGGAAGGGCATGGTGGGGGACTGGCTGATTTCCAAGTTGCTGGCCAGGGAGGCGGGGCTGCCAGTGGATCGCAGGGAGCACCCTTGGCTCCAGTCCGAAACACCGTCAATGGGGCGTGGGAGGCTCCTGGTCCCAGAGTGCAAAGCCGAGGACGGTGGGAGGCAGCCCAGATTGGACTGGAGCGTCCGGATGCTCCCTGGATCCCCAGCAATGTCCCACCCACACCGGTTTCGGGCCTCATCCTGAAGTTCCCCCAGCCGGTGGTCGTCCCTGGAGCTGAGGGTGCGGACGGCTTCCTGGTAGGCCACGTCCCGCAGCGAGGCCGGGCACAGCTTCTCCTCAGCCAGCAGGTGGTACAAGCGGGCCACAGCCCAGGACACATCTGGGGGCTCCTCTGGGTCCTCAGTGCTGTCCACGCCAGCCCACTGGCGGGCCACCAGCCGGGCCACCGCATCGGCCTTCAATGCCTCTAGAGAgatcctggcctcagtttcctggccCAGCTTCAGGAGAACCATGGCATGCAGGAGGTCCTGCCCCTGGCAGCCTGGGCGTGGGGTCTTCAGTTTGTGCTTCAGATACAAGAGCTTGTCCTGGCCTGCTGCACCTAGAATGTCGAAGGCGCTAGGAAGTGATGGGCCCGTGCAGGCCATGGGCACAGGTGGGTGCAGCCTCCGGCAGCAGAAGCTGGGGGTGGTGAAGGCATGTTCCACACTGCCCCCCGCCTTCTGCACGCCCAGTGTCCCCTACCCATTCACTGTTCCAGGTTCCGCAGGAGCTGCCCAAGCAGATCTGTAGGAAACAGGAGAAGCAAACACACTTACCCCCAAGAAAGGTCAGCACGGGAAGGCGGCCCACACACCCCCGCCTGCTTTCCCCGCCTGCCACCCAGACCTAGCCAGGTGACCTTCGGCAACACGTCGCCTCCTTCaacttccatttcttcctctgcAAAATGCTAtgaggccagtgtggtggctcaggcctgtgatctcagcactttgggaggctgaagcaggaggatcacttaagcccaggacttcgagaccagcctgggcaacacagccagactccgtctccactaaaagtttaaaaattagctgggctgggtgagggggcttaagcctgtaatcccagcagttgtggaggccgaggcggcgggatcacctgaggtcaggagttcgagaccagcctggccaacatggtgaaaccccgtttctactaaaaatacaaagaatgagccaggagtggtggtgcattcttgtaatcccagctacttgggaaactgaggcaggagaatcgcttgaacacaggaggtggtggctgcagtgagccaagatcatgccactgcactccagcccgggcagcagagtgaaactccggctcaaaaaacaaaaaaagtagctgggtgtggtggcacgtgcctgttgttccagctactccggaggctgagatgggaagattgcttaagcccaggaggttgaggctgcagtgagctatgatggtaccactgcactccagcctgggcaacagagcgagacccagtctcaaaaaaaaaaaaaaaaaatgctatcatCTGAGACTTACCTGGTGTTACCTGGGAGGTAAACACTATTACACTATtttccccatttacagatgaagaaagcgAGACACACAGAGGTGAtgtcacttgcccaaagtcacactaTCAGTGGATGGCAGAAGACGGATttcaacccaggcagtctggccgTGGAGGCTGTGTGCCTAATGGCATACACTTACAGACTTGTTTTGGGGAATTGAGTTGGATTAACACAGAGATACTTCTGAGTTTGATGACTGAAAgccagtaggtgctcaatacatgctTGCTAAATAAAGTAGTCAgcctcggctgggcacggtggcttacacctgtaatcccagcactttgggagtccgaggagggcggctcacctgaggtcaggagttcaagaccagcctggccaacatggtgaaaccccatctctactaaaaatacaaaaaaattagccgggtttggtggtctgtgcctgtaatcccagctactcaggaggctgaggcaggagaatcgcttgaatccgggaggcagaggttgcagtgagcaaagatcgcaccattgcactccagcctgggcaacaagagcgaaaccccgtctcaataaataaataaatagtcagcCTTCTAGATGGTCCTCAAGGACCCAACATCCTGGTATTTGCAGTCTTGAACAGTCCTTCCAACACTGTCCCAGCGTTGAACTATGGGATTAACAGAATATGGCAAGGGAGCTAGGCACCACATCCACATCCActcatttttcaagagaagccagagaTCTAGATTTTTAGAAATCCGCTCATTCTTCTCGGGATGACAATCAATTCCAATATTTTTAAGAGACTTtgtgagtttaaaaaaaagtttgggccgggcgcagtggctcacgcctataatcccagcactttgggaggctgaggcgggcaaaccACGagatcaggaggtcgagaccagcctggccaatatggtgaaaccccgtctctactaaaaatacaaaaaattagctgggcatggtggcaggcgcctgtaatcccagctactcgggaggctgaggtaggaaaatcgcttgaacctgggaggcggaggttgcagtgaaccgagactgcaccattgcactccagcctgggcgacagagtgagactccatctgaaaaaaaaaaaaaaaaagtttggagccaggcctggtggtgtgtgcctgtggtcccagctactcgggaggctaaggcaggaggattgcttgagccaaggaagttgaggctgcagggaaggATACATAcatagcattcattcattcatttaagaagtaattttttggccgggcgcggtggctcatgcctgtaatcccagtgctttgggaggctgaggcaggtggatcacaaggtcaggagttcaagaccagcctggccaacatggtgaaactctgtctctactaaaaaaaaaaaataaaaaataaaaaaataaaaaatttagccgggcatggtcgcgtgtgcctgtaatcccagctacttgggaggctgaggcagaagaatcgc from Pan paniscus chromosome 20, NHGRI_mPanPan1-v2.0_pri, whole genome shotgun sequence encodes the following:
- the TICAM1 gene encoding TIR domain-containing adapter molecule 1 isoform X1: MACTGPSLPSAFDILGAAGQDKLLYLKHKLKTPRPGCQGQDLLHAMVLLKLGQETEARISLEALKADAVARLVARQWAGVDSTEDPEEPPDVSWAVARLYHLLAEEKLCPASLRDVAYQEAVRTLSSRDDHRLGELQDEARNRCGWDIAGDPGSIRTLQSNLGCLPPSSALHSGTRSLPRPIDGVSDWSQGCSLRSTGSPASLASNLEISQSPTMPFLSLHRSPHGPSKLCDDPQASLVPEPVPGGCQEPEEMSWPPSGEIASPPELPSSPPPGLPEVAPDATSTGLPDTPAAPETSTNYPVECTEGSAGPQSLPLPILEPVKNPCSVKDQTPLQLSVEDTTSPNTKPCPPTPTTPETSPPPPPPSSTPCSAHLTPSSLFPSSLESSSEQKFYNFVILHARADEHIALRVREKLEALGVPDGATFCEDFQVPGRGELSCLQDAIDHSAFIILLLTSNFDCRLSLHQVNQAMMSNLTRQGSPDCVIPFLPLESSPAQLSSDTASLLSGLVRLDEHSQIFARKVANTFKPHRLQARKAMWRKEQDTRALREQSQHLDGERMQAAALNAAYSAYLQSYLSYQAQMEQLQVAFGSHMSFGTGAPYGARMPFGGQVPLGAPPPFPTWPGCPQPPPLHAWQAGTPPPPSPQPAAFPQSLPFPQSPAFPTASPTPPQSPGLQPLIIHHAQMVQLGLNNHMWNQRGSQAPEDKTQEAE
- the TICAM1 gene encoding TIR domain-containing adapter molecule 1 (The RefSeq protein has 1 non-frameshifting indel compared to this genomic sequence) yields the protein MACTGPSLPSAFDILGAAGQDKLLYLKHKLKTPRPGCQGQDLLHAMVLLKLGQETEARISLEALKADAVARLVARQWAGVDSTEDPEEPPDVSWAVARLYHLLAEEKLCPASLRDVAYQEAVRTLSSRDDHRLGELQDEARNRCGWDIAGDPGSIRTLQSNLGCLPPSSALHSGTRSLPRPIDGVSDWSQGCSLRSTGSPASLASNLEISQSPTMPFLSLHRSPHGPSKLCDDPQASLVPEPVPGGCQEPEEMSWPPSGEIASPPELPSSPPPGLPEVAPDATSTGLPDTPAAPETSTNYPVECTEGSAGPQSLPLPILEPVKNPCSVKDQTPLQLSVEDTTSPNTKPCPPTPTTPETSPPPPPPPSSTPCSAHLTPSSLFPSSLESSSEQKFYNFVILHARADEHIALRVREKLEALGVPDGATFCEDFQVPGRGELSCLQDAIDHSAFIILLLTSNFDCRLSLHQVNQAMMSNLTRQGSPDCVIPFLPLESSPAQLSSDTASLLSGLVRLDEHSQIFARKVANTFKPHRLQARKAMWRKEQDTRALREQSQHLDGERMQAAALNAAYSAYLQSYLSYQAQMEQLQVAFGSHMSFGTGAPYGARMPFGGQVPLGAPPPFPTWPGCPQPPPLHAWQAGTPPPPSPQPAAFPQSLPFPQSPAFPTASPTPPQSPGLQPLIIHHAQMVQLGLNNHMWNQRGSQAPEDKTQEAE